Below is a window of Rhodoglobus vestalii DNA.
CTCGCAGCATCCAGCTTTATGGCGTTGACCCCACGACGGTTGCTGAGGCGGTGACGATGTTGGTGGCGGAAGACCGCGCTGATCACATTGATTTGAATTTTGGATGCCCGGTGCCCAAAGTTACTCGCAAGGGTGGGGGTGCGGCGCTTCCGTGGAAGATCGATCTCTTTCGCAACATTGTGGAGGGTGCTGTCAAGGCCGCCGGTGATGTTCCGCTGACGATCAAAATGCGCAAGGGTATTGACTCCGATCACCTCACCTATCTGGAGGCGGCTCGGGTGGCTTCCGGTGCCGGCGCTGCCAGCATCGCCCTGCACGCGCGCACCGCCGCCGAGTTCTATTCGGGCACTGCTGACTGGTCGGCGATCGAGAAGCTCAAGAACACCATCACCGATACGCCCATTTTGGGCAACGGAGACATTTGGAGTGCAGCGGATGCGCTGCGCATGGTCGATGAGACCGGATGCGATGGTGTTGTGGTCGGCCGCGGTTGCCTTGGTCGTCCTTGGCTTTTTGGTGACCTCGCCGCCGCTTTCCGTGGCGAAACCCTTAAGGCGGAGCCCAGCCTTGGCGAGGTGGCGGCCGCTTTCAAGCGGCACGCAGAGTTGCTCGTTGAGTTTTTTGGTGAGGAGGATCGTGCTTGCCGCGACATCCGTAAACATGTTGCATGGTATTTCAAGGGGTATGCGGTTGGTGGTGGGCTGCGTGCGGCGATGGCCACGGTGCAGTCTCTTGCGCAGCTTGATGATCTGCTTGGCCAGTTGGATGGGGATCAGCAGTATCCGGGTGCGGATGCGGAGGGTCAGCGCGGTCGCGCGGGAACCCCGAAGAGGCCGTCGCTTCCGCAGGGGTGGCTCGATAGCCGCGAATTGCAGGAGACTCATCGCAGCGAGCTCAATCAGGCAGAACTGAGCACCAGTGGAGGCTAGGGGATATTCGGAGGCCGATAGCGAACGATGGTTGCCCGAGCAGCATTCGAGTCGGCGTAGTGACTTTGCGCGGGATCGTGCGCGCGTGCTGCATTCGAGTGCGCTTCGCCGTCTTGCGGCCAAAACTCAGGTGCTCAGCCCGACAATGGGCGCAGATTTTGCTCGCACTAGGCTGACGCATTCGCTTGAGGTGGCGCAGGTCGGGCGTGAGTTGGCTGACAGCTTGGGGCTTGACCCCGATGTGGTTGACACCGCGTGTTTGTCTCACGATCTTGGGCATCCGCCGTTTGGGCACAATGGCGAACGCGCTCTCAACGAGTGGGCGGCTGATATTGGGGGTTTCGAGGGCAACGCGCAGACGCTGCGCATTCTGACCCGTATCGAGCCAAAAGTTTTCGGTTGCGATGGGGTGAGCTTCGGCCTGAACCTGACGCGTGCCAGCCTGGATGCGAGCACTAAGTATCCGTGGCCGAGCGCTCAGGGAATCCTTGATCCGAGCGGTCGCAGCAAGTATGGTTTTTTTGACGACGATATGGCAGCTTTCGAGTGGTTGCGGGCCGGGGCCCCTGACCGCCAGCGCTGCATCGAAGCTCAGGTGATGGATCTCTCTGACGACATCGCCTATTCGGTTCACGATTTCGAGGATGCCATTGTTGGCGATTTCATTGATGTCACTGCGCTTGGTGCCCGCGTTAATCATGATGATCTTGTGGATTCGATGTTTGAGTGGATTGGCGGCGAATTCACTCACGACCAACTCATTGCCGCCTTTGACCGTCTCGATCTCCTCGAACAGTGGATTGACCGGTGGGATGGGAGCCGTGCGGCACATGGGCGACTCAAGAATCTTACGAGTCAACTCATCGGTCGTTTTGCGGGGGCCGCGGTTCAGGCCACTCGTGAGGCCCATGCCACTGATGCGCTGGCGCGTTTTGGGGGGAGCTTGATCGTGCCGCACGAGATTCAGGCGGAGATCGCGGTGCTGAAGGGCATTGTTGCTGCCTTCGTGATGTCTATTAACGCGCGTCGTCCGATTTACCGGCAGCAGCAAGATGTGCTCACCGAGCTTGCTGATGTGTTGTTGTGGACGGCTCCGCGCAACCTCGATTCGGGATTCCAATCCGATTGGGATGCTGCCGTGACTGATCCTCAGCGCAAACGTGCGGTGGTCGATCAGGTGGCCAGTCTGACCGATCAGTCGGCGATCGCCTGGCATACACGACTGGTTGGCTAGAGTCACCGGCCGGTGAGCCTACAATTACGATTGTGGCTGGCCTGATTCGACGAAGCGATATTGACGAGGTGCGTTCGCGCACCAACCTCGCCGATATTGTGGGCGACTATGTTGCCCTCAAGAGCGCGGGCTCTGGGTCGATGAAGGGGCTGTGTCCGTTTCACGAAGAGCGCAGTCCTAGCTTCCATGTGCGGCCTCAGGTCGGTTTTTACCACTGTTTTGGTTGCGGTGAGGGCGGTGATGTTTTCACGTTCTTGCAGCGGATGGATCACGTCTCATTCTCTGAAGCTGTTGAGCGTCTTGCGGGGCGCATTAGCTACGAGCTGCATTACGAAGATGGTGGGGCAGCGACCGACCATGGCAACCGCGCCCGAATTTTGGCAGCGAATCAGGCGGCATCCGACTTCTTTGTTGCCCAGTTGGCGACTCCTGAAGCCGAACCGGGGCGCAACTTTTTGGGGGAGCGCGGTTTCGACCAGTCTGCTGCCGAGCGTTTCGTTATCGGGTTTGCGCCGCGTGGCGGTGCGCTCACTCGGCACCTCAGCACTCTGGGTTTCACGTCAGATGAACTGGTGATCGCTGGGTTGATCGGCAAGGGGGAGCGCGGCGACTTTTATGACCGTTTCCGGGGGCGGCTGGTGTGGCCGATCCGGGATGTTACGGGGCAAACACTCGGTTTTGGTGCGCGACGGTTGCTCGATGATGACAAGGGCCCCAAGTACCTTAATACGCCGGAAACTCCCGTTTACCACAAGAGCCAAGTGTTGTACGGGCTCGATCTCGCTAAGAAGGACATTTCGCGCGGCAAACAGATTGTTGTTGTTGAGGGGTATACGGATGTCATGGCTTGCCATCTTGCCGGCGTCACGACGGCGGTTGCGACCTGTGGCACCGCGTTTGGGGTGGACCACATCAAGATTGTTAGACGGATGATCGGCGACTATGACAACGCTGATACCACCGCCACCGGCGAAGTTATTTTTACGTTCGATCCGGATGAGGCGGGCCAGAATGC
It encodes the following:
- the dusB gene encoding tRNA dihydrouridine synthase DusB, producing the protein MTILAPADPRVAPPLSIGRLDLDVPVVLAPMAGITNTAFRRLCREYGAGLYVSEMITSRALVERTPESMRLITHHESETTRSIQLYGVDPTTVAEAVTMLVAEDRADHIDLNFGCPVPKVTRKGGGAALPWKIDLFRNIVEGAVKAAGDVPLTIKMRKGIDSDHLTYLEAARVASGAGAASIALHARTAAEFYSGTADWSAIEKLKNTITDTPILGNGDIWSAADALRMVDETGCDGVVVGRGCLGRPWLFGDLAAAFRGETLKAEPSLGEVAAAFKRHAELLVEFFGEEDRACRDIRKHVAWYFKGYAVGGGLRAAMATVQSLAQLDDLLGQLDGDQQYPGADAEGQRGRAGTPKRPSLPQGWLDSRELQETHRSELNQAELSTSGG
- the dnaG gene encoding DNA primase, producing the protein MAGLIRRSDIDEVRSRTNLADIVGDYVALKSAGSGSMKGLCPFHEERSPSFHVRPQVGFYHCFGCGEGGDVFTFLQRMDHVSFSEAVERLAGRISYELHYEDGGAATDHGNRARILAANQAASDFFVAQLATPEAEPGRNFLGERGFDQSAAERFVIGFAPRGGALTRHLSTLGFTSDELVIAGLIGKGERGDFYDRFRGRLVWPIRDVTGQTLGFGARRLLDDDKGPKYLNTPETPVYHKSQVLYGLDLAKKDISRGKQIVVVEGYTDVMACHLAGVTTAVATCGTAFGVDHIKIVRRMIGDYDNADTTATGEVIFTFDPDEAGQNAANRAFAEEHRFAAQTFVAVAPDGLDPCDLRLKKGDGAVRRLVSTRKPMFEFKIRRELAVHDLETVEGRVAALRAAAPVVAGIRDQALGIGYVRSVAGWLGMDPSDVQSAVTSAKRQVPASSHAPTSSSAGSGAGSGMRSGSESGGGSGSGGAVTEVPEQRGPSIMSLKTDATTRLERDALMAVLQHPDIVGDELIQKLTQISFADSTLSVVRDAIASQVERALLPGWASAVADEVPQSFATFVKQLSVAPIPEREDRIPVYCVQVTTDLVERDLLRQKRELLGVLQRMDRESDPAVYVQTQRDLMRIEAERRALRDD
- a CDS encoding deoxyguanosinetriphosphate triphosphohydrolase gives rise to the protein MEARGYSEADSERWLPEQHSSRRSDFARDRARVLHSSALRRLAAKTQVLSPTMGADFARTRLTHSLEVAQVGRELADSLGLDPDVVDTACLSHDLGHPPFGHNGERALNEWAADIGGFEGNAQTLRILTRIEPKVFGCDGVSFGLNLTRASLDASTKYPWPSAQGILDPSGRSKYGFFDDDMAAFEWLRAGAPDRQRCIEAQVMDLSDDIAYSVHDFEDAIVGDFIDVTALGARVNHDDLVDSMFEWIGGEFTHDQLIAAFDRLDLLEQWIDRWDGSRAAHGRLKNLTSQLIGRFAGAAVQATREAHATDALARFGGSLIVPHEIQAEIAVLKGIVAAFVMSINARRPIYRQQQDVLTELADVLLWTAPRNLDSGFQSDWDAAVTDPQRKRAVVDQVASLTDQSAIAWHTRLVG